In Sander vitreus isolate 19-12246 chromosome 12, sanVit1, whole genome shotgun sequence, the following proteins share a genomic window:
- the LOC144526224 gene encoding tripartite motif-containing protein 16-like, which translates to MAQKGVQLDQETFSCSICLDLLKDPVTTACGHSYCMNCIKNFWDKEDEKKIYSCPQCRQSFTPRPVLLKNTVLAVVLEEVKKTRLQAAPADHCSAGPEDVACDVCTGKKLKALKSCLVCLASYCEKHIQPHFELPVFGKHKLVEPSKKLEENVCFRHVEVMKMFCRTDQQSVCYLCSVDEHEGHDTVSAAAERAERQRELEGSRLHIQQRIQDREKDVKLLQQEVEAINGSADKAVQDSEKIFTELIRLMEKRSFDVKQHVRSQQKSEESRVKELQDKLEKEITQLKRKDAELKKLSHTEDHNQFLHNYPSFSALSQSIVSSSINIHPLRYFEDVTAAVSEVRDKLQDVLRERWTNVSLTVTEVDVLPPNSQPEPTTRAEFLKYSCELTLDPNTAYTGLLLSEGNRKATVMTKQQSHSSHPERFTGWWQVLSRESMCGRCYWEVEWSGTGVYVAVAYKNISRAGGSNKCGFGLNEKSWALNCDKNSYNFSDNNINTPVSGPQSSRVGVYLDHSAGILSFYSVSETMTLLHRFQTTFTQPLYAGLLLYYSSGNTAEFCKLK; encoded by the coding sequence ATGGCGCAAAAAGGAGTTCAGCTGGACCAGGAAACCTTCTCTTGTTCCATCTGTCTGGATCTACTGAAGGATCCGGTGACTACGGCCTGTGGACACAGCTACTGCATGAACTGTATTAAAAACTTCTGGGATAAAGAGGatgaaaagaaaatctacaGCTGCCCTCAGTGCAGGCAGAGCTTCACACCGAGGCCTGTCCTGCTGAAAAACACTGTGTTAGCAGTTGTACTGGAGGAAGTGAAGAAGACTAGACTCCAAGCTGCTCCTGCTGATCACTGCTCTGCTGGACCTGAAGATGTGGCCTGTGATGTCTGCACTGGGAAAAAACTGAAAGCCCTCAAGTCCTGTCTTGTCTGTCTGGCCTCTTATTGTGAGAAACACATTCAGCCTCATTTTGAATTACCTGTATTTGGAAAACACAAGCTGGTGGAGCCCTCCAAGAAGCTCGAGGAGAACGTCTGCTTTCGTCACGTTGAGGTGATGAAGATGTTCTGCCGTACTGATCAGCAGTCTGTCTGTTATCTCTGCTCTGTGGATGAACATGAAGGCCACGACACAgtctcagctgcagcagagagagctgagaggcagagagagcttGAGGGGAGTCGActacacatccagcagagaatccaggacagagagaaagatgtgaaGCTGCTTCAACAGGAGGTGGAGGCTATCAATGGTTCTGCTGATAAAGCAGTGCAGGACAGTGAGAAGATCTTCACTGAGCTGATCCGTCTCATGGAGAAAAGAAGCTTTGATGTGAAGCAGCATGTCAGATCCCAGCAGAAAAGTGAAGAGAGTCGAGTCAAAGAGCTTCAGGACAAGCTGGAGAAGGAGATCACTCAGCTGAAGAGGAAAGACGCTGAGCTGAAgaagctctcacacacagaggatcACAACCAGTTTCTACACAACTACCCCTCATTTTCAGCACTCAGTCAATCTATAGTCTCATCCAGCATCAATATCCATCCTTTGCGTTACTTTGAGGATGTGACAGCGGCTGTGTCAGAAGTCCGAGATAAACTACAGGACGTTCTGAGAGAAAGGTGGACAAACGTCTCACTGACTGTGACTGAAGTGGATGTTTTACCGCCAAATTCACAACCAGAGCCCACGACCAGAGCTGAATTCTTGAAATATTCCTGTGAACTCACACTGGATCCAAACACAGCATACACAGGTTTGTTATTATCAGAGGGGAACAGAAAAGCAACAgtaatgacaaaacaacagtCTCATTCTAGTCACCCAGAAAGATTCACTGGATGGTGGCAGGTCCTGAGTAGAGAGAGTATGTGTGGACGTTGTTACTGGGAGGTGGAGTGGAGCGGGACAGGAGTTTATGTAGCAGTCGCATACAAGAACATCAGCAGAGCAGGGGGCTCAAATAAATGTGGGTTTGGACTTAATGAAAAATCTTGGGCGTTAAATTGTGACAAAAACAGTTATAACTTTTCGGACAACAATATCAACACTCCCGTTTCAGGTCCTCAATCCTCCAGAGTAGGAGTGTACTTGGATCATAGTGCAGGTATTCTGTCCTTCTATAGCGTCTCTGAAACCATGACTCTCCTTCACAGATTTCAgaccacattcactcagcctCTCTATGCTGGACTTTTGCTATATTATTCTTCTGGAAACACTGCAGAGTTCTGTAAACTCAAATAG